Proteins from a single region of Synechococcales cyanobacterium T60_A2020_003:
- a CDS encoding DUF2283 domain-containing protein: MKLVVHKEDDALYLRLDDSAIVESEEISEGIILDYNAEGKVVGIEMLYLSQRSPNALQKILLETA, encoded by the coding sequence ATGAAACTAGTCGTCCATAAAGAAGATGATGCCCTTTATTTGAGACTGGATGATTCTGCGATTGTTGAATCTGAGGAAATCAGTGAGGGGATTATTCTCGACTATAACGCTGAGGGCAAAGTTGTTGGGATAGAAATGCTATACCTCAGCCAACGTAGCCCAAATGCGCTTCAAAAGATTTTGCTAGAAACAGCTTGA